The bacterium genome has a segment encoding these proteins:
- the groL gene encoding chaperonin GroEL (60 kDa chaperone family; promotes refolding of misfolded polypeptides especially under stressful conditions; forms two stacked rings of heptamers to form a barrel-shaped 14mer; ends can be capped by GroES; misfolded proteins enter the barrel where they are refolded when GroES binds), whose amino-acid sequence MAAKEIIFDEEGRRALLRGVEKLSKAVKATLGPAGRNVILEKKFGSPTITKDGVTVAKEIELPDPFENLGAQLVREVASKTSDVAGDGTTTATILAEAIFRSGLKYIASGANAIEIKRGIDIAVDKVVEELKKMSREVQGRKEISEVASISANNDKEIGEKIAEAMDKVGKDGVITVEEAKGIETYVEIVEGMQFDRGYISPYFVTNPEKMECVLEDPYILIYDKKISSIRDILPVLEKVAQQGKPILVIAEDVEGEALATLVVNKIRGVLQACAVKAPGYGDRRKAMLEDIAILTGGKVISEEAGMKLESAQLSDLGRAKRVVVDKDNTTIVEGYGSKENIKARIAQIKAQIEETKSDYDREKLQERLAKLAGGVAVIYVGAATETEMKEKKARIEDALHATKAAVEEGIVPGGGVAYIRAKKALENLKLEGDKQFGVEIIKQALVEPLKQIAENAGYNGAIIAEKVEQLPETHGFDALTGEFKDMIEAGIIDPTKVERIAIQNAASIAGLLLTTEALVTEIKEKKKENVPPAGGYDEF is encoded by the coding sequence ATGGCAGCAAAAGAAATTATCTTTGATGAAGAGGGTAGAAGGGCGTTATTAAGGGGTGTCGAAAAGTTATCAAAGGCTGTGAAAGCCACCCTTGGCCCTGCTGGAAGAAATGTTATTCTTGAAAAGAAATTCGGTTCTCCAACAATTACCAAAGACGGTGTCACCGTTGCTAAGGAAATTGAATTGCCAGATCCCTTTGAGAATCTTGGCGCGCAGCTGGTCAGAGAAGTGGCTTCCAAGACTTCAGATGTTGCAGGTGATGGTACAACCACAGCAACGATTCTTGCTGAAGCTATTTTCAGAAGCGGACTGAAGTATATTGCTTCTGGAGCCAACGCTATTGAGATTAAGAGAGGTATTGATATTGCGGTTGATAAGGTTGTTGAAGAACTTAAGAAGATGTCAAGAGAGGTTCAGGGAAGAAAAGAGATATCCGAAGTTGCCTCGATTTCTGCTAATAACGACAAGGAAATCGGAGAAAAGATTGCTGAGGCGATGGATAAGGTTGGTAAAGATGGTGTTATAACTGTTGAAGAGGCTAAGGGTATTGAAACATACGTTGAAATAGTGGAAGGGATGCAATTTGATAGGGGTTATATTTCCCCTTACTTTGTTACCAATCCCGAGAAGATGGAATGTGTCCTTGAGGATCCTTACATTCTAATTTACGATAAGAAGATCTCCTCCATCAGAGACATCCTTCCCGTTTTAGAAAAGGTTGCTCAGCAAGGTAAACCAATCCTTGTAATTGCTGAGGATGTAGAGGGTGAAGCCCTTGCCACCCTTGTTGTGAACAAAATTAGAGGTGTTCTCCAAGCCTGTGCGGTTAAGGCACCGGGCTATGGCGACAGAAGAAAGGCTATGCTTGAGGATATTGCTATACTGACTGGTGGAAAGGTGATTTCCGAAGAGGCTGGTATGAAACTTGAATCCGCTCAGCTCAGTGACCTCGGCAGAGCCAAGAGGGTTGTTGTAGATAAAGATAACACAACCATTGTTGAGGGTTATGGTTCTAAAGAGAATATTAAGGCCAGGATTGCACAGATAAAGGCTCAGATTGAAGAGACCAAGTCCGATTACGATAGAGAGAAATTGCAGGAAAGACTTGCAAAACTTGCTGGTGGCGTTGCAGTGATTTATGTGGGTGCTGCTACTGAGACTGAGATGAAGGAGAAGAAGGCTAGAATTGAAGACGCCCTTCATGCAACTAAGGCTGCTGTTGAAGAAGGTATCGTACCTGGTGGCGGCGTTGCTTACATAAGGGCAAAGAAGGCACTTGAAAACCTTAAGCTGGAAGGTGATAAGCAGTTTGGTGTTGAAATTATAAAGCAGGCCCTTGTTGAACCGCTGAAACAGATTGCAGAGAACGCGGGCTACAACGGTGCAATTATTGCTGAGAAGGTTGAACAGTTGCCGGAAACACACGGCTTTGATGCCCTTACTGGTGAATTTAAGGATATGATTGAGGCTGGTATTATTGACCCTACAAAGGTTGAAAGAATTGCTATCCAAAATGCTGCTTCTATTGCTGGTCTCCTTCTTACCACTGAGGCCCTCGTCACAGAAATTAAAGAGAAGAAGAAAGAAAACGTGCCACCCGCTGGCGGATATGACGAGTTCTAA
- a CDS encoding CinA family nicotinamide mononucleotide deamidase-related protein, with product MKAVIINIGSELLRGVVANLNLQELSKILFIKGITVKKNTVLPDDKDIIVREIENYIGEIDLLIVTGGLGPTHDDVTKEAIAKALNIGLTFSESLYHSLKEKFKKYNIPETESLKKYAIIPSDSEILDNPRGIAPGLKLTVQNTTILLLPGPPSEAKEILSEFLEKFVKKELYWKYIRTYGLKENEILEKCEGELKSVESGLYPHIRGVDIFLSSNSAEFIDTISKSVINKLSKNVYTTDLKNIEEIIGDKLRNRKSTVATAESCTGGLLGNLITNVPGSSDYFVGAVVTYSNEAKINILKVPEAIIRKHGAVSKECAFYMAINARDLFKTDFGISITGIAGPTGGTPQKPVGLVYLGITTNRETYVFQRIFGGTRTEIKLKSALESLYLLNLILDGHTFPENIFKI from the coding sequence ATGAAAGCTGTAATTATAAATATAGGTAGTGAACTTTTAAGGGGCGTTGTGGCAAACTTAAATTTGCAAGAACTATCAAAGATTCTTTTTATTAAAGGGATAACGGTAAAAAAAAATACCGTTTTACCCGACGATAAAGACATCATTGTTCGTGAAATTGAAAACTATATAGGTGAGATTGATCTTTTAATAGTTACAGGCGGTTTAGGCCCAACCCACGATGATGTCACAAAAGAGGCCATTGCCAAAGCTCTTAACATAGGTTTAACCTTCTCCGAAAGCCTTTACCACTCACTGAAAGAAAAGTTTAAAAAATACAACATACCTGAGACAGAAAGCCTTAAAAAATACGCAATAATCCCAAGTGACTCAGAAATCCTTGATAACCCCCGTGGGATTGCACCAGGGCTGAAACTCACCGTTCAAAACACGACTATTTTACTCCTGCCTGGCCCACCAAGCGAGGCCAAAGAGATCTTAAGCGAGTTCTTAGAAAAATTCGTTAAAAAAGAGCTTTATTGGAAATATATAAGGACCTATGGACTAAAAGAAAATGAAATTCTGGAAAAATGTGAAGGGGAGCTCAAATCCGTAGAATCGGGTTTATACCCGCATATCAGAGGCGTTGACATCTTCCTGAGCTCAAATAGTGCAGAATTTATAGATACAATTTCAAAATCTGTAATCAACAAACTCAGTAAAAACGTATACACCACAGACCTAAAGAACATCGAAGAAATTATCGGAGATAAACTTAGAAATCGAAAATCCACAGTGGCAACGGCGGAATCTTGTACCGGCGGACTTTTGGGCAATCTCATAACCAATGTACCAGGAAGTTCTGATTACTTTGTGGGTGCCGTTGTAACCTATTCAAATGAAGCTAAAATAAATATACTTAAAGTTCCCGAAGCCATTATCAGAAAACATGGAGCGGTTTCAAAGGAATGTGCTTTCTATATGGCAATTAATGCCAGGGATCTCTTTAAAACCGACTTTGGTATTTCCATAACAGGCATTGCAGGCCCTACAGGGGGAACTCCTCAAAAACCAGTAGGGCTCGTATACCTTGGAATAACAACAAACAGAGAAACTTATGTATTTCAGCGGATTTTTGGTGGCACAAGAACAGAGATAAAACTAAAAAGCGCCTTAGAATCCCTGTACTTATTGAACCTTATCCTTGACGGGCACACATTCCCGGAAAATATTTTCAAAATCTGA
- the dnaK gene encoding molecular chaperone DnaK translates to MAMKEKIIGIDLGTTNSAVAVVIGGDPVVITNKEGERITPSIVAFKGQEVLVGSIAKRQAILNSENTVFSVKRFMGKRYDEAEVDIRRVPYKVVRGKNDRVEIYIPAIGRNVTPEEISSKILAYMKEIAEIYLNEPVKKAVITVPAHFNDAQRQATKDAGIIAGLEVVRVFPEPTAAALAYGLDKTDRTIRVAVYDLGGGTFDISILELDQGVFEVKATSGDTHLGGDDIDQRIIDWLIEEFRKETGIDLRSDRNALQRLKDAAEKAKKELSTLMETQISLPFITSDASGPKHLERVLTRSRLEAMSMDLIERTIEICKHALEDAKLRPQDIDEVILVGGQTRMPLVQQKVREFFGKEPHKGINPDEVVAVGAAIQGAIIAGEYQDKDIVLLDVVPLSLGVETLGGIFDVVIPRNTTIPTRKSKIYTTAEDNQTSVLIKVYQGERPIASENRLLGQFELMGIPPAPRGTPQIEVTFDIDADGILHVSAVDKATNKESSIKIHARTGLTQEEIEKMVQEAERYKEEDRKRKELIELRNQADAYVYAVEKGLRDMHEKITEDQKKRVEEALNRLKESLKGDDFNKIRQDFEELQRVWSQVAQEVYAKYGNSAQTGTTEGKKDKPDDTDYEVVK, encoded by the coding sequence ATGGCAATGAAAGAAAAAATAATCGGAATCGACCTTGGAACTACCAATTCTGCGGTTGCAGTGGTTATTGGTGGTGATCCAGTGGTTATTACCAACAAAGAAGGTGAAAGGATAACACCTTCTATCGTAGCTTTTAAGGGTCAAGAGGTCCTTGTCGGGTCAATCGCCAAGAGACAGGCAATTCTTAACTCCGAAAATACGGTCTTTTCAGTAAAGAGATTCATGGGTAAGAGGTATGACGAGGCTGAGGTTGATATCAGGAGAGTTCCATATAAGGTGGTTAGAGGGAAAAATGATAGGGTTGAAATCTACATACCTGCCATTGGGAGGAATGTGACCCCTGAAGAGATCTCTTCCAAGATTCTTGCCTATATGAAAGAAATCGCTGAAATTTATCTAAATGAACCTGTTAAAAAGGCTGTAATTACCGTCCCTGCACACTTTAACGACGCCCAAAGGCAGGCTACGAAAGATGCCGGAATTATAGCAGGCCTTGAGGTTGTAAGGGTTTTCCCTGAACCCACAGCAGCTGCTCTTGCTTATGGATTGGATAAGACGGACAGGACCATAAGGGTTGCTGTTTACGACCTCGGAGGAGGTACCTTTGATATTTCGATCCTTGAGCTGGATCAGGGAGTTTTTGAGGTTAAGGCGACTTCCGGTGATACGCACCTTGGGGGTGACGACATTGATCAGCGAATTATAGACTGGCTAATTGAGGAATTCAGAAAGGAAACGGGTATTGACCTCAGGAGTGATAGGAATGCTCTGCAAAGACTTAAAGATGCGGCTGAAAAAGCCAAGAAAGAATTGTCCACTCTTATGGAAACTCAAATTTCTCTACCTTTCATAACTTCCGACGCCTCCGGTCCAAAGCATCTGGAAAGGGTTCTTACGAGGTCTCGTCTTGAGGCTATGTCTATGGATTTGATTGAAAGAACCATCGAAATTTGCAAACATGCTTTAGAAGATGCGAAACTCAGGCCGCAGGATATTGATGAAGTTATTTTAGTTGGCGGTCAGACCAGGATGCCTCTGGTACAACAGAAAGTCAGAGAGTTCTTTGGAAAAGAACCCCATAAAGGCATAAATCCAGATGAAGTGGTTGCAGTGGGTGCTGCAATTCAGGGCGCCATCATAGCAGGCGAATACCAAGATAAAGACATCGTGCTTCTTGACGTTGTGCCACTTTCTCTTGGAGTGGAAACCCTTGGTGGTATTTTTGATGTGGTAATTCCTCGTAATACAACAATACCTACAAGAAAATCTAAGATCTATACCACTGCAGAAGATAACCAGACTTCCGTCCTTATTAAAGTGTATCAGGGTGAGAGGCCGATTGCATCGGAGAACAGATTGCTTGGTCAGTTTGAGCTGATGGGAATTCCACCTGCTCCGAGAGGTACGCCTCAGATTGAAGTCACCTTTGATATAGATGCGGATGGAATTTTGCACGTTTCTGCTGTTGATAAAGCCACTAATAAAGAAAGCTCTATCAAGATACATGCACGGACCGGGTTGACTCAAGAAGAGATTGAAAAAATGGTACAGGAAGCTGAAAGATACAAAGAAGAGGACCGCAAGAGAAAAGAGCTTATTGAGCTTAGAAATCAGGCTGATGCTTACGTTTATGCGGTGGAGAAAGGGTTAAGAGACATGCACGAGAAGATAACTGAAGATCAGAAGAAGAGAGTTGAAGAGGCACTAAACAGGCTAAAGGAATCTTTGAAGGGTGATGATTTCAACAAGATCAGGCAGGATTTTGAGGAGCTTCAGAGGGTGTGGTCACAGGTGGCTCAAGAAGTTTACGCAAAATATGGAAACAGCGCACAAACGGGTACGACCGAGGGGAAGAAGGATAAACCCGACGACACAGATTATGAAGTGGTGAAATAA
- a CDS encoding HD domain-containing protein has protein sequence MVKLTYQDLLHDEEVVTYVKKADAQLEAMGYTEHGLRHVTWVAKRTGQILEMLGYGENLKKLGEIAGLLHDVGNLVNREHHAQVGAIIAGDLLRRRGFPVDQVADVMMAIGNHHEEDGFPSSILSAALILADKADVHRSRVRKIGNIWENLKVDIHDRVNFAATSSKILVDPEKRSITYEIEIDTNIAPVVEFFQIFMSRVMVAHRAAKTLDAVFHLYINNTPMI, from the coding sequence ATGGTTAAACTGACGTATCAAGACCTACTTCACGATGAAGAAGTCGTTACTTACGTAAAAAAGGCTGATGCCCAATTGGAGGCAATGGGTTATACAGAGCATGGACTTAGGCATGTAACTTGGGTTGCGAAAAGAACAGGTCAAATTCTTGAAATGCTCGGTTATGGTGAAAATTTGAAAAAGCTTGGAGAGATTGCAGGCCTTCTACACGATGTAGGCAATCTCGTTAACAGGGAGCATCATGCGCAGGTTGGTGCCATTATTGCAGGTGACCTTCTCAGGCGCAGGGGATTTCCGGTGGATCAGGTTGCGGACGTGATGATGGCTATTGGAAATCATCATGAAGAGGATGGCTTTCCCTCTTCGATCCTTTCTGCTGCCCTGATACTGGCTGACAAAGCGGATGTACATAGAAGCAGAGTGAGAAAAATAGGAAATATATGGGAAAATTTGAAGGTAGATATCCACGATAGGGTGAATTTTGCTGCAACGAGTTCTAAAATATTGGTTGACCCTGAGAAGAGGTCAATAACCTATGAAATTGAAATTGATACCAACATTGCACCTGTTGTAGAATTTTTCCAGATTTTTATGTCAAGGGTAATGGTTGCCCATCGAGCAGCTAAAACCCTCGATGCGGTTTTTCATCTGTATATCAATAATACCCCGATGATTTAG
- the rho gene encoding transcription termination factor Rho has protein sequence MFDVKELEKKKLSELYEIAKELSIENYEELRKKDLIEKILEHQAAQNGIKYCEGVLEIIEQEKEGEKGRKSIFGFLRKKEKNYAPSDDDIYVSYATIKSYGLREGDHVVGYAKKLKEGDKSMALTQIERVNGKLPEELRSRPQFEELVPFYPTRKFNLEIPNENDISMRIVDLFVPIGMGQRGLIVSPPRAGKTVLLQKIANSILKNHRDEVKLIVLLIDERPEEVTDFKRNVDADEIISSTFDMPAERHTKVAEIVLERAKRLVELGENVVILLDSLTRLARAYNVVTPHSGRTLSGGIDSTALVKPKKFFGAARNIEGGGSLTIIATALIETGSKMDEVIFEEFKGTGNMELVLDRRLADRRIFPAIDLNKSGTRREELLLDREVLRRIWAIRKVLSELDPIDAMLRLQSKMQIFTNNAEFIEHVYDEFVEV, from the coding sequence ATGTTCGACGTTAAAGAGTTGGAAAAGAAGAAATTGAGCGAGCTTTATGAGATAGCAAAGGAGCTGTCCATTGAAAATTACGAGGAGCTCAGGAAGAAAGATCTCATTGAGAAAATTCTTGAGCACCAGGCAGCACAAAATGGCATAAAGTATTGTGAAGGCGTTCTCGAGATTATTGAACAGGAGAAGGAAGGAGAAAAGGGTAGGAAGTCGATATTTGGATTCCTTCGAAAAAAAGAGAAAAATTACGCGCCAAGTGATGATGATATTTACGTATCCTATGCTACCATCAAATCTTATGGGTTGAGAGAGGGTGATCACGTTGTCGGATATGCCAAAAAACTTAAGGAAGGCGATAAGAGCATGGCCCTGACTCAGATTGAGAGGGTTAACGGAAAATTACCAGAAGAATTAAGGTCGAGGCCCCAATTTGAAGAGCTGGTTCCCTTCTACCCAACCAGAAAATTCAATTTGGAGATACCAAACGAAAACGATATTTCCATGAGGATTGTTGATCTTTTTGTTCCCATTGGTATGGGACAAAGGGGACTCATTGTTTCCCCTCCGAGGGCTGGTAAAACGGTTCTTTTACAGAAAATAGCCAATTCAATTTTGAAGAATCACAGAGATGAGGTAAAACTTATTGTGCTTTTGATTGACGAGAGGCCTGAAGAAGTGACCGACTTTAAGAGAAATGTGGACGCGGATGAGATTATAAGCTCTACCTTTGACATGCCGGCGGAGAGGCACACTAAAGTTGCAGAAATCGTCCTTGAAAGGGCAAAAAGACTTGTAGAGTTAGGAGAAAATGTTGTAATACTTCTTGATTCCTTAACCAGATTAGCACGAGCCTACAATGTGGTGACACCGCATTCGGGTAGGACCTTGTCGGGTGGTATAGATTCAACTGCTCTTGTTAAACCCAAGAAGTTTTTCGGGGCTGCAAGAAATATTGAAGGTGGAGGGTCTCTTACAATTATTGCTACTGCGTTAATTGAAACGGGTTCGAAGATGGATGAAGTGATCTTTGAGGAGTTTAAGGGAACGGGAAACATGGAGCTGGTTCTCGATAGAAGGCTTGCGGATAGAAGAATTTTCCCTGCAATAGATCTTAATAAGTCTGGTACAAGAAGGGAAGAGCTACTCCTTGACCGGGAGGTTTTGAGACGCATATGGGCGATCCGTAAGGTACTTTCTGAGCTGGATCCAATTGATGCTATGCTTCGACTTCAGAGCAAGATGCAAATATTTACGAATAATGCTGAGTTTATCGAGCACGTTTACGATGAGTTTGTTGAGGTCTAA
- a CDS encoding zinc ribbon domain-containing protein: MPIFEFKCKNCGWVFEELYNNGDPLPTKCPKCGGELVRVYSGSVGLSFKGSGFYVNDYGKSCSTCNASTEESSDKK, encoded by the coding sequence ATGCCAATCTTTGAATTTAAATGCAAAAATTGCGGTTGGGTATTTGAAGAACTTTATAACAATGGGGATCCACTTCCTACAAAGTGTCCTAAGTGTGGTGGAGAGCTTGTTAGGGTTTATAGTGGAAGTGTGGGTTTGAGCTTTAAGGGTTCAGGTTTCTATGTGAATGATTACGGTAAATCTTGCTCAACTTGTAATGCTTCAACGGAAGAAAGTTCTGATAAGAAGTAA
- the groES gene encoding co-chaperone GroES: MKLRPLADRVVIKRIEEEEVKKGGIIIPDTAKEKPQKGEVIAVGPGRLDEKGNRIPLEVKVGDKVLFSKYAGTEVKVGDEEYLVMREDDILCIIEG; encoded by the coding sequence ATGAAGCTCAGACCGCTGGCAGATAGAGTTGTTATAAAAAGGATAGAGGAGGAAGAGGTCAAGAAAGGAGGAATCATTATTCCCGATACAGCAAAAGAAAAACCCCAGAAAGGGGAGGTTATTGCTGTTGGTCCAGGAAGACTTGACGAAAAAGGAAACCGAATTCCTCTTGAGGTAAAGGTTGGAGATAAAGTCCTCTTCTCAAAGTATGCAGGTACAGAAGTCAAAGTGGGTGACGAAGAATACTTGGTAATGAGAGAGGACGATATTCTTTGCATAATAGAGGGTTAA
- a CDS encoding nucleotide exchange factor GrpE: MKKLKKELEELNNRITELEKERDNFKDLFLRKAAEFENYKKLMKEEWQKNIDFANERIIRNLLSVLDHFRLALKTPTSDEVFKKGVEMIYNELLQVLRMEGLELVSGSGGDFDEKIHEVIELVETNELPPGKIVEEVQPGYILRGKLIRPARVKVSKEKKQENN; the protein is encoded by the coding sequence GTGAAGAAGTTGAAAAAGGAGTTAGAAGAGTTAAATAACCGTATAACTGAGTTAGAAAAAGAAAGGGATAATTTTAAGGATTTGTTTTTAAGGAAAGCAGCAGAATTTGAAAACTACAAGAAATTGATGAAAGAGGAGTGGCAAAAAAATATTGACTTCGCAAACGAGCGAATTATCCGAAATCTATTGTCTGTGCTTGACCACTTCCGCCTTGCCCTTAAAACTCCAACCAGTGATGAGGTTTTTAAAAAAGGCGTAGAAATGATATACAACGAACTTTTGCAGGTTTTACGTATGGAAGGTCTCGAGCTGGTGAGCGGAAGTGGTGGAGATTTTGATGAGAAAATACACGAGGTTATTGAGCTTGTAGAAACAAATGAGCTTCCTCCTGGAAAGATAGTGGAGGAAGTCCAACCAGGCTATATTTTACGGGGCAAGTTGATTCGCCCTGCAAGGGTTAAGGTTTCTAAAGAAAAAAAGCAGGAAAATAACTGA
- a CDS encoding geranylgeranylglyceryl/heptaprenylglyceryl phosphate synthase — protein MSLYERLFHNGEKKKVLVLLDPDKLNDEKVFKILSLYENQEKVLGFLVGSSLLVRSDMEDFISRLKSNTSKPVIIFPGSHCQVVKGADAILFLSLLSGRNPQYLIDEQVKMAPLVKRYGLEAIPTAYLLFDSGKTTTVEFVSGTRPLPRDKVDLAVAHALAAEYLGFKLLYLEAGSGALNPVPGEVIRNIKDSVNIPLIVGGGLNTEEKILRAFENGADFVVIGNKLEEDPEFLRRLYG, from the coding sequence ATGAGTTTATACGAAAGATTGTTTCATAATGGCGAAAAGAAGAAGGTCTTGGTCCTCTTAGACCCAGATAAGCTCAATGATGAGAAAGTTTTTAAAATACTTTCTCTTTATGAGAATCAAGAGAAGGTTTTAGGCTTTCTTGTAGGAAGTAGCCTCCTTGTCAGGTCCGATATGGAAGACTTCATTAGCAGGCTAAAGAGTAATACCTCTAAGCCCGTTATTATCTTCCCGGGGTCCCATTGCCAGGTGGTTAAAGGTGCAGACGCCATTTTGTTTCTCTCTCTTTTGAGCGGAAGGAATCCACAGTATTTGATTGATGAACAGGTGAAAATGGCCCCTCTTGTAAAGAGGTATGGACTTGAGGCAATTCCGACTGCCTATCTTCTTTTCGATTCCGGTAAAACCACAACGGTGGAATTTGTATCCGGTACCCGTCCTTTACCGCGAGATAAGGTGGATTTAGCAGTAGCCCATGCACTGGCCGCAGAATATCTTGGATTTAAACTGTTGTACCTTGAGGCGGGTTCTGGCGCACTAAATCCTGTACCAGGTGAGGTCATAAGAAATATTAAAGATAGCGTTAACATTCCCCTAATTGTGGGGGGAGGTTTGAATACGGAGGAGAAAATTTTGAGAGCCTTTGAAAACGGCGCTGATTTTGTAGTTATAGGGAATAAACTGGAAGAAGATCCAGAGTTTTTGAGGAGGTTATATGGTTAA
- the rsmA gene encoding 16S rRNA (adenine(1518)-N(6)/adenine(1519)-N(6))-dimethyltransferase RsmA, whose protein sequence is MSRRRLSQVFLTDTNILKKIVEDAGVKEGEWVLEVGPGKGYLTSELLKAGAKIIAIEVDEELFRFLQKDFILFVDDRLFLFNADFLKVDLKEILSKFGISELKVISNIPYHITTPILEKLIYNRQYFPEIYLTVQREVAERITASPGNKVYGSLTVFVNLYYTPHIEFNISRYCFHPVPLVNSAFLKLLRKEEVKDMRDLERFVRRLFEGRRKKLRTLLRAMGYYAPSLEAIFPSYLDKRPEELTISDFENIFRECVPVKDKVQ, encoded by the coding sequence ATGTCTCGACGGAGACTTTCTCAGGTTTTCCTTACCGATACAAATATTCTCAAGAAAATTGTAGAGGATGCGGGCGTTAAGGAGGGTGAGTGGGTCCTGGAAGTAGGTCCAGGAAAGGGATATCTTACTTCAGAACTTTTGAAAGCGGGAGCAAAGATCATTGCGATTGAGGTTGACGAGGAACTTTTTAGATTTTTGCAAAAGGATTTTATTCTCTTTGTGGATGATAGGCTGTTCCTCTTTAACGCAGACTTTTTAAAGGTTGATTTGAAGGAAATTTTGAGCAAGTTTGGAATTTCCGAGCTTAAGGTAATATCTAACATTCCATATCACATTACAACTCCCATACTGGAAAAGTTGATTTATAATAGACAATATTTCCCAGAGATTTACTTGACTGTACAACGGGAAGTAGCAGAAAGGATTACTGCATCACCCGGGAACAAGGTCTACGGTTCGCTTACCGTGTTCGTTAACCTTTACTATACTCCCCATATAGAATTCAATATTTCGAGGTATTGCTTTCATCCCGTTCCCCTTGTAAACTCAGCTTTCCTTAAACTGCTTAGGAAAGAAGAGGTTAAGGATATGAGAGACCTTGAAAGGTTTGTTCGCAGACTCTTTGAAGGGAGAAGGAAGAAATTGAGGACCCTTTTGAGGGCTATGGGGTATTACGCTCCTTCCTTGGAAGCAATTTTCCCAAGTTACCTCGATAAGAGACCCGAGGAGTTGACTATCTCAGATTTTGAAAATATTTTCCGGGAATGTGTGCCCGTCAAGGATAAGGTTCAATAA
- the dnaJ gene encoding molecular chaperone DnaJ: MAKKDYYEILGVPRDASPEEIKKAYRKLAIKYHPDRNPENRKEAEEKFKEISEAYEVLIDPEKRRLYDMYGHEGVKTRFQQGDFTWRDFTHFDDLRDIFKDLGFGFDFFDEFFGDFFGFNTRRGTRRQRVKVRGEDIQITLPVTLEEIYRGDVKKIRLKRLEICDSCHGTGSLDGKVETCSVCKGSGVVREVSSTFFGQFIRETVCPQCKGEGKVIVNPCPKCNGSGRVREDKEIEFRIPKGIRDREYFILTGEGHAGPRGGERGNLIVTISEKPHEIFVRDKEDLHVGINVTYSELVLGKELEFTHLDGRKLKIKILPGTAPGETIRLKGYGMERNGYRGDLFFHIKLVVPTKPSKEYRELVQQMQKEEEEVMERVPRFAKPS, encoded by the coding sequence ATGGCTAAAAAAGACTATTATGAAATTTTGGGGGTTCCTCGGGATGCGTCCCCCGAAGAGATAAAAAAGGCCTACAGGAAACTGGCGATAAAGTATCATCCTGATAGAAATCCTGAAAATAGAAAAGAAGCAGAGGAAAAATTTAAAGAGATAAGCGAAGCATATGAGGTGCTCATTGACCCCGAAAAACGAAGACTCTATGACATGTACGGGCATGAAGGGGTTAAGACGAGATTCCAGCAGGGTGATTTTACCTGGAGAGACTTTACGCACTTTGATGACCTGAGAGACATATTCAAAGACCTTGGATTTGGATTTGATTTCTTTGATGAGTTTTTCGGAGATTTTTTTGGTTTTAACACTCGTAGAGGAACGCGAAGACAGCGTGTCAAGGTAAGAGGGGAGGATATTCAGATTACCCTTCCAGTGACCCTGGAGGAAATATATCGTGGTGATGTAAAAAAGATTAGGCTTAAAAGGCTGGAGATATGTGATTCCTGCCACGGGACGGGAAGTTTAGATGGGAAGGTGGAGACCTGTAGTGTCTGCAAAGGTTCGGGTGTAGTAAGAGAGGTGTCTTCGACTTTTTTCGGACAATTTATTAGGGAAACAGTATGCCCTCAATGTAAGGGTGAAGGCAAGGTAATAGTTAATCCTTGTCCCAAGTGCAATGGTTCAGGAAGGGTGCGTGAAGATAAGGAGATTGAGTTTAGGATACCGAAAGGCATCAGAGACCGCGAGTACTTTATACTCACCGGTGAAGGCCATGCGGGACCAAGAGGCGGTGAAAGGGGGAATTTGATTGTAACCATCTCAGAAAAGCCACATGAGATTTTTGTAAGAGATAAAGAGGACCTCCATGTTGGAATCAATGTTACCTATTCCGAGCTGGTTCTGGGTAAGGAGCTCGAATTTACCCATCTTGATGGGAGAAAATTAAAAATTAAAATTTTGCCAGGAACGGCACCGGGTGAAACTATTCGACTTAAAGGATATGGTATGGAGAGAAATGGGTATAGAGGTGACTTATTTTTTCACATTAAATTAGTAGTTCCTACAAAACCTTCAAAGGAATATCGAGAGTTGGTTCAGCAAATGCAAAAAGAGGAAGAGGAGGTGATGGAAAGAGTTCCAAGATTCGCAAAACCCTCATGA